Proteins found in one Mucilaginibacter gracilis genomic segment:
- a CDS encoding MFS transporter, protein MSPIYSYLGAQESKLPYLWLAGPITGLLIQPIVGAFSDKTISKYGRRSPYFLVGAIICSLALFVMPHSSSVWMAASVLWILDAANNITQEPYRAFVSDKLDESQHPMGFLTQSAFTGLGQTLSYLTPTLLIFFGVSKMATNQNHIPVTTIIAFVIGSVMSISSILYSLSTTKEIPLTEAEKQKIRSAAKGFKATLIEITTAITQMPAVMKQMIPMMLFSWYAMFIYWIYIAKCLSSSVFGSVTGAVSGFREADLLSGQIGAFYNFIAFASAFGLAWLAKKHGAKIVHAACLTCAGAGLFALPFIHNPVLVFIPMVGMGLSWASMMGNPYIIIAGNIPPERTGIYMGIFNMFIVIPMLIQNVTMPMYYASWLGNNPQNAIKLAGVLLLLAALSVLFIKTKPIPSKA, encoded by the coding sequence ATGAGTCCCATTTACTCGTATTTGGGCGCTCAGGAGAGTAAGCTACCTTATTTGTGGCTGGCCGGGCCTATTACCGGTTTGCTTATACAGCCCATTGTGGGCGCATTTAGCGATAAAACTATCAGTAAATACGGCAGGCGTTCGCCCTATTTTTTGGTAGGAGCCATTATATGCAGTTTAGCACTTTTTGTAATGCCACACAGCAGCTCGGTGTGGATGGCCGCAAGTGTTTTGTGGATATTGGATGCAGCTAATAACATAACCCAGGAGCCCTATCGCGCTTTTGTTAGCGATAAGCTTGACGAGAGCCAGCACCCAATGGGGTTTTTAACTCAAAGTGCCTTTACCGGGCTTGGCCAAACGCTATCATACTTAACGCCAACCTTACTTATATTTTTTGGTGTGAGTAAAATGGCAACCAACCAAAACCACATTCCGGTAACTACTATTATAGCTTTTGTTATAGGCTCGGTAATGTCTATCAGCTCTATTTTATATAGCCTTAGCACCACCAAAGAAATACCGCTAACCGAAGCCGAGAAACAAAAGATACGTAGTGCAGCCAAAGGTTTTAAAGCAACCTTAATAGAAATTACTACGGCAATTACCCAAATGCCAGCCGTAATGAAGCAAATGATACCCATGATGCTTTTTAGCTGGTATGCCATGTTTATTTATTGGATATACATAGCCAAGTGCTTATCGTCATCAGTTTTTGGATCGGTTACGGGGGCTGTGTCCGGCTTTCGCGAGGCCGATCTGCTATCGGGGCAAATAGGAGCTTTTTACAATTTTATTGCTTTTGCATCGGCATTTGGCCTGGCTTGGCTGGCTAAAAAACATGGAGCAAAAATAGTTCATGCGGCATGTTTAACCTGCGCTGGTGCTGGCTTATTTGCTTTGCCATTTATACACAATCCGGTTTTGGTATTTATCCCTATGGTGGGCATGGGGCTATCATGGGCCAGTATGATGGGCAATCCATACATCATTATAGCCGGCAATATCCCTCCGGAAAGAACCGGTATTTACATGGGCATATTTAACATGTTTATTGTAATACCCATGTTAATACAAAATGTAACCATGCCTATGTACTATGCAAGCTGGCTGGGTAACAACCCGCAAAATGCCATAAAACTTGCCGGTGTATTGCTGTTGCTGGCAGCATTATCTGTGCTTTTTATAAAAACAAAACCAATACCTAGTAAAGCCTAA
- a CDS encoding IS630 family transposase (programmed frameshift) encodes MVRYTIKLTKEEVGELYSIINKGSHSSQTFRTAYILLNCDEGEYAEKITNEQISKVLKVGMRTIDRVKKKFIEEGFEGVLDRRPTSRVYETKSDGDVEAKLVALCCSEPPEGFAKWSLRLLADKMVELEYVESISHVTVRSVLKKNELKPWKVKGWVIPPEKSSEFVANMERVLDVYKKPYDEEFPVVCMDESPKQLIEEGQPSQAMKPGQEARVDYEYIRHGVVNIFMANEPLRGKRFVEITAFKTKKDWALFVKRIADEWYPTAKKITLVMDNFKTHSASAFYETFEPAEAKRLWDRFEFVYTPKHGSWLNMAEIELHVLNGQCLNRHISTMLKINEEVAAWQHNRNNKNSKINWQFENKDARIKLKRLYPSLHD; translated from the exons ATGGTACGTTATACGATAAAACTTACAAAAGAGGAGGTTGGAGAGTTATACTCGATAATCAACAAGGGCTCCCATAGTTCTCAAACATTCCGGACAGCCTATATACTATTGAATTGTGATGAAGGGGAATATGCGGAGAAAATAACAAATGAACAGATCAGCAAAGTCCTGAAAGTAGGGATGCGAACGATAGACCGGGTGAAGAAAAAGTTTATTGAAGAGGGTTTTGAAGGTGTTTTAGATCGTCGCCCCACCAGCCGTGTTTATGAAACAAAATCAGATGGCGATGTAGAAGCGAAGCTGGTTGCCTTGTGTTGCAGCGAGCCGCCTGAGGGGTTTGCTAAATGGTCATTAAGGCTACTCGCCGATAAAATGGTAGAGTTGGAATATGTAGAAAGTATTTCGCATGTAACAGTAAGAAGTGTGCTTA AAAAAAACGAACTTAAGCCTTGGAAAGTAAAGGGCTGGGTAATACCACCGGAAAAAAGCAGCGAATTTGTAGCCAATATGGAACGCGTATTGGATGTATACAAAAAACCTTATGATGAGGAATTTCCGGTTGTATGTATGGATGAGTCGCCAAAACAATTGATAGAAGAAGGGCAGCCCTCTCAAGCCATGAAGCCTGGCCAGGAGGCAAGAGTAGATTACGAGTACATAAGGCATGGGGTAGTCAATATATTTATGGCCAACGAGCCTTTGAGGGGCAAGCGCTTTGTAGAAATTACGGCGTTTAAAACCAAAAAGGACTGGGCTTTATTCGTAAAAAGAATAGCAGATGAATGGTACCCGACAGCGAAAAAAATAACTTTAGTAATGGACAATTTTAAAACCCATTCGGCCTCTGCATTTTACGAGACATTTGAACCAGCCGAAGCCAAAAGGCTATGGGATAGGTTTGAGTTTGTTTATACGCCCAAGCATGGAAGCTGGCTCAATATGGCCGAGATAGAATTGCATGTATTGAATGGGCAATGCCTAAACAGGCATATTTCAACAATGCTGAAGATCAATGAAGAGGTAGCGGCATGGCAACACAACAGAAATAATAAGAACAGCAAAATTAACTGGCAGTTCGAAAATAAAGATGCGCGAATAAAACTGAAAAGACTTTATCCGTCATTACACGATTAA
- a CDS encoding glycoside hydrolase 100 family protein has product MTLAAEDLNIEQRAIKVLKWASSTHGIKASSNGTDNYGYIWARDSAIAGLAILSNELTDLYQPLKSSLVRLQSASTKHGQIPSNILVTQQGEIQKVSFGGPVGRVDASFWWIISSVLYLQKLNDNIFKETVCRQCDAFFELANCWEFNGKGLMYVPMSSNWADEYVTSGYVLYDQLLRYWALTLAGNFFNRDDWEQKALEIKIRIKQHYLLEAELTDSLYTQAQQAKLKSFEIGENFIASFSPGSIIDRFDGWSMALLLLLDIPSKQTKDKIDKALKTVLNQTNNKGIPAFWPPITPDDELYKALLLNYGYNFKNKPGHFHNGGIWPVVNGFLVTGLTMSGFKSTANLLTDALNNEITNCITEKPFTEYFDFYTGEAGGVTNLCFSAAGYLLSALAQKDAAQLKSFLLPGYAETGSIIAKVKPNVQKVVGQIAFSDNKVVAISIAGESGSGKTTLSKIVRDILLEKGLKVIVLHQDDYFKLPPKQNHEARLKDFDHIGPHEVRLALLDEHIKKIKQLTSATLAVPYMDWVTDTEEVHHIDIEGTKVVLVDGTYTSLLNGVDHRIYINTTYQHTRKNRINRNRETVTSFIEKVLEKESSLIIAQQSAVDIVVDDKFMPLNNPNKLKTN; this is encoded by the coding sequence ATGACCCTAGCAGCAGAAGATTTAAACATTGAGCAAAGAGCAATAAAGGTGCTAAAGTGGGCCTCCTCAACTCACGGTATTAAAGCATCGTCAAATGGGACCGATAATTACGGCTATATATGGGCCCGTGATTCGGCTATTGCCGGTTTGGCCATTTTAAGTAACGAGTTAACCGATCTTTACCAACCTCTAAAAAGTTCTTTGGTTAGGCTGCAATCAGCCTCAACAAAGCACGGGCAAATACCATCTAATATATTGGTAACACAGCAAGGCGAAATACAAAAAGTAAGCTTTGGTGGCCCTGTTGGCCGGGTTGATGCCAGTTTTTGGTGGATCATCTCGTCGGTTTTATACCTGCAAAAATTAAACGATAATATATTTAAAGAAACCGTTTGCCGCCAGTGTGATGCTTTTTTTGAGCTGGCTAACTGCTGGGAATTTAACGGCAAAGGGTTAATGTATGTGCCCATGAGTAGTAATTGGGCCGATGAATATGTTACCAGCGGTTATGTATTATACGATCAGTTGCTGAGATACTGGGCGCTAACCCTTGCGGGCAACTTTTTTAATCGAGACGATTGGGAGCAAAAGGCACTCGAAATAAAAATACGTATTAAGCAGCATTACCTGCTTGAGGCCGAGTTGACCGATAGCTTATACACCCAGGCACAACAAGCTAAACTTAAAAGTTTTGAAATAGGTGAAAATTTTATTGCTTCTTTTTCGCCAGGCAGTATCATTGATCGTTTCGACGGATGGTCAATGGCATTACTTTTATTATTGGATATACCATCAAAACAAACCAAAGATAAGATAGATAAAGCGCTTAAAACTGTTTTAAATCAAACCAATAATAAGGGCATACCTGCATTTTGGCCACCAATAACCCCGGACGACGAACTTTATAAAGCCCTGCTTTTAAACTACGGGTACAACTTTAAAAACAAACCCGGCCACTTTCATAATGGGGGTATTTGGCCGGTAGTTAACGGTTTTTTAGTGACGGGTTTAACAATGTCGGGTTTTAAAAGCACGGCTAACTTGTTAACCGATGCATTAAACAACGAGATAACAAATTGTATAACAGAAAAGCCGTTTACCGAGTATTTTGATTTTTACACAGGTGAGGCCGGTGGTGTAACCAATTTATGTTTCAGTGCGGCGGGCTATCTGCTTTCGGCATTGGCACAAAAAGATGCTGCCCAACTTAAAAGCTTTCTTTTACCCGGTTATGCCGAAACCGGGAGCATTATTGCCAAAGTAAAGCCTAATGTGCAAAAAGTAGTGGGGCAGATTGCTTTTAGCGATAACAAGGTTGTAGCTATTAGCATAGCCGGCGAATCTGGCTCGGGGAAGACTACTCTGAGCAAAATAGTAAGAGATATACTTTTAGAAAAAGGCTTAAAGGTAATTGTTTTACACCAGGACGACTACTTTAAACTACCTCCCAAGCAAAATCACGAAGCCCGTTTAAAAGATTTTGACCATATAGGTCCCCACGAAGTAAGGCTGGCCTTGCTTGATGAGCATATTAAAAAAATTAAACAGCTCACCTCGGCAACGCTGGCAGTGCCCTATATGGATTGGGTAACTGATACCGAAGAAGTACACCATATTGATATTGAGGGTACAAAGGTAGTATTGGTGGACGGTACTTATACATCGCTGCTAAATGGGGTTGACCATCGTATTTATATTAATACAACCTACCAGCACACCCGCAAAAACCGGATAAACCGCAACCGCGAAACGGTAACATCATTTATAGAAAAAGTACTGGAGAAAGAGAGCAGTCTCATTATAGCGCAGCAAAGTGCAGTTGATATAGTAGTAGACGACAAATTTATGCCGCTAAATAACCCAAACAAATTAAAAACCAATTAG